In one Thermaerobacter sp. PB12/4term genomic region, the following are encoded:
- a CDS encoding amidohydrolase: MPVGASSEVAAGGDHGAASGRVLVGRIVPAPGSGVRPAEAVFFRGGRVEALGSEAAVRAVAGPRAEVEVLPRDAVVLPGFVDGHCHLLWCGQVATQLDLRDVTSLDELARRVARRAAQLPPGTWIEGYGWDQSRFDPPAWPDRALLDRAAPQHPVLLHRVCRHVAVASSAALAAAGVHRDTPDPAGGRFGRHPVTGELTGLLEETAIERVAAARPAPGLEERLAGLLEVIRSAHAAGITAVHSHDVHQPGELGNVLALYRAARERGRPLRVALDVGWEALDDARAWLPSGHGDAWLRMGSIKFFADGSLGGRTAALRDPYADGDGRERGLLRHSPEELASLVAEAAAAGYQVAIHCIGDRAVDAALAAVEAARRRAGPGRHRLIHVQVMAPEHPAQLAAAGVVAEIQPRFLASDLAFVEERLGPGRSRWAYAWRSLREAGVPLSAGSDAPIEPLAPLEGIQAAVTRDDLQGDPPGGWHPEERLAVGEALQAYTAGAACGALAEGLWGSLLPGAMADAVVLGADPWRVAPHELHHIPVLATYVDGEPVYRRPAG, translated from the coding sequence TGAGGTGGCGGCGGGAGGGGACCATGGGGCGGCCTCCGGTCGCGTTCTCGTGGGGCGCATCGTGCCCGCGCCCGGCAGCGGGGTGCGGCCGGCGGAGGCCGTGTTCTTCCGCGGGGGGCGGGTGGAAGCCCTTGGTTCCGAGGCGGCGGTGCGGGCGGTGGCGGGACCCCGGGCGGAGGTGGAGGTGCTGCCCCGGGACGCGGTGGTCCTGCCCGGGTTCGTGGACGGGCACTGCCACCTGCTCTGGTGCGGGCAGGTGGCCACCCAGCTGGATCTCCGGGACGTGACCTCCCTGGACGAGCTGGCGCGGCGGGTGGCGCGGCGGGCCGCCCAGCTGCCGCCCGGCACCTGGATCGAGGGCTACGGCTGGGACCAGAGCCGGTTCGACCCGCCGGCCTGGCCGGACCGGGCCTTGCTGGACCGGGCGGCACCGCAGCATCCCGTGCTGCTCCACCGCGTGTGCCGGCACGTCGCCGTGGCCAGCAGCGCGGCGCTGGCGGCCGCCGGCGTCCACCGGGACACCCCCGACCCGGCGGGCGGGCGGTTTGGCCGCCATCCGGTGACCGGGGAACTGACGGGTTTGCTTGAGGAAACCGCCATCGAACGGGTGGCGGCCGCCCGGCCGGCGCCCGGCCTTGAGGAGCGGCTGGCCGGTCTGCTGGAGGTGATCCGCTCGGCCCATGCCGCGGGGATCACCGCCGTCCACAGCCACGACGTCCACCAGCCGGGCGAGCTCGGGAACGTGCTGGCCCTCTACCGGGCCGCCCGGGAGCGGGGGCGGCCCCTGCGGGTGGCCCTGGACGTGGGCTGGGAGGCCCTGGACGACGCCCGCGCCTGGCTGCCTTCGGGCCACGGGGACGCCTGGCTGCGCATGGGGTCGATCAAGTTCTTTGCCGACGGGTCCCTGGGCGGGCGGACGGCGGCCCTACGGGACCCGTACGCCGACGGGGACGGCCGGGAGCGGGGCCTGCTGCGCCACAGCCCGGAGGAACTGGCTTCGCTGGTTGCCGAAGCAGCGGCGGCCGGCTACCAGGTGGCCATCCACTGCATCGGCGACCGGGCGGTGGACGCGGCCCTGGCGGCGGTGGAGGCGGCCCGGCGCCGGGCCGGTCCGGGGCGGCACCGGCTGATCCACGTGCAGGTCATGGCGCCCGAGCATCCCGCACAGCTGGCGGCGGCCGGAGTGGTGGCCGAGATCCAGCCCCGGTTCCTGGCCTCGGACCTGGCTTTCGTGGAAGAGCGGCTGGGGCCGGGGCGGAGCCGCTGGGCCTACGCCTGGCGCAGCCTGCGGGAAGCCGGGGTGCCGCTCTCGGCGGGATCCGACGCCCCCATCGAGCCGCTGGCGCCCCTCGAGGGGATCCAGGCGGCGGTGACCCGGGACGACCTGCAGGGAGACCCGCCGGGCGGCTGGCATCCCGAAGAGCGGCTGGCCGTGGGGGAGGCCCTGCAGGCCTACACGGCCGGCGCGGCCTGCGGGGCCCTGGCGGAAGGACTGTGGGGCAGCCTGCTGCCCGGCGCCATGGCCGATGCGGTGGTGCTGGGTGCCGATCCGTGGCGGGTGGCCCCCCACGAGCTCCACCACATCCCCGTGCTGGCGACCTACGTGGACGGCGAGCCCGTTTACCGCCGGCCGGCCGGCTGA